The Microbacterium schleiferi genome contains the following window.
ACCTCGGTGCCCTCGAGACGCTCGCCGACTCGGCGATGATCGAACAGAGGACGGCATGACTCTCGTTTCCGATGCCCCGCCCGCCCGCCCGCTTCGGCTCGTTGACCACTTCGAGCGGGGACTGGACGCCCCCATCTGCCTGACGTGGGAACTCACCTACGCGTGCAACCTCTCGTGCGTGCACTGCCTGTCCAGTTCCGGCAGGCGAGACCCGCGCGAGTTGAGCACCGACGAGTGTAAGTCGGTCATCGACGAACTTGAGCGGATGCAGGTCTTCTACGTCAACATCGGCGGTGGCGAGCCGACTGTCCGCTCCGACTTCTGGGAGCTCGTCGACTACGCGACCGCTCACCACGTCGGTGTGAAGTTCTCCACCAACGGCGTGAAGATCACCCCGGAGGTCGCGGCTCGACTGGCAGCGAACGACTACGTCGACGTGCAGATCTCGCTCGATGGGGCGACTGCCGAGGTCAACGACCACATTCGTGGCCCCCGCTCGTATGAGACGGCGCTGCGCGCGATGCAGAATCTTTCGGATGCCGGGATGCGCGGCTTCAAACTCTCCGTCGTCTGCACCCGCACCAACATCGGGCAGCTCGACGAGTTCAAAGCGATCGCTGACCGATACGGCGCCCAGTTGCGGCTGACCCGCCTGCGTCCCTCCGGCCGCGGTGCTGACGTGTGGGACGACCTGCACCCCACGCGCGAGCAGCAGCGGGAACTCTATGACTGGCTGGTCCGCCATGGCGACGAGGTCCTGACCGGCGACTCCTTCTTCCACCTGTCGGCGTATGGCTCCTCGCTTCCCGGGCTGAACCTGTGCGGCGCTGGTCGGGTCGTGTGCCTCATCGATCCGATCGGGGATGTCTACGCGTGCCCGTTTGCGATTCACGACGAGTTCCTCGCCGGCAACGTCCGCGACGCGGGCTTCGCGTCGGTGTGGCGGGAGTCGGATCTGTTCACCCGCCTGCGCGAGCCCCAATCGGGGGGCGCGTGCTCCTCGTGTCAGTTCTTCGACTCCTGCAAGGGCGGCTGCATGGCCGCGAAGTTCTTCACGGGCCTCCCGCTCGACGGTCCCGATCCTGAGTGCGTCCGGGGCTTCGGTGAAGAAGCTCTCAAGAACAAGAACGGCGGCGTTCCCCAGCCGTCGCAAGACCACTCGCATCTCACCTCACCGCCCCGGCCCCGCCCGGTGCGTGTGACGATCCGGCGACGCGACGAGATCGCCGCGCCGCCCGTGAGTGCCTGCGCTGAGAGCCCGCTCGCCGGGTTCGACCCCACGTCGACCGACACCCACGAGGGTGCCGATCTTCCGGGAGGTATCCGCTCCCACACCGCCTGAAACCATGCCTCGTCGACGGCCGCGCCGCGGTCGCGGTGGTTTCGTGCGCCCAACGAAAGGTACATCGATGGCTGGAAGAGTCGAGGGCAAGGTCGCCCTCATCACCGGAGCAGCGCGCGGTCAAGGTCGGAGCCACGCGCTCCGCCTGGCAGAGGAAGGCGCCGACATCATCGCCGTCGACCTGTGCGCCCCCGTCCCGAACCTGCAGTATCCGCCCGCGACCGAGGAGGATCTCGCCGAGACCGTCCGCCAGGTCGAGGCGCTCGACCGCCGGATCATTGCCACGAAGGCCGACGTTCGCGACCGCGATGCGTTCAAGGCTGCCATCGACGCCGGTGTCGCCGAGCTGGGCAGGCTCGACATCATCGTGGCCAACGCGGGGATCTGCATCATCGCGCCCTGGGATGAGGTCACACCCGAGATCTGGAACGAGGTCGTCTCGACCAATCTCACCGGCGTGTTCAATACCGTGCAGCTGGCCGCGCCGCACGTCATCGCGTCAGGTGGTGGGTCGATCATCATGACGAGTTCGGCCGCCGGGCTGAAGGGGCTGCCCTTCCTCATGCCCTACGTCGCGTCGAAGTTCGGCGTCACCGGCATGGGCAAGGCGTTCGCCGCCGAGCTCGCCCAGCACAACATCCGAGTCAATACACTCCACCCGACGGGTGTGGATACGCCGATGGGGCAGATGGGCGCCGCCTACCCTCCGCTGCTGGAGAAGAACCCGGCGCTGGGCGGAATGCTCGCGAACATGCTGCCCATCCAGGCCACGGACCCGCGGGACCAGTCCAACGCGGTCCTCTTCCTGGCCAGTGACGAGGCCCGCTACGTCACTGCGCTTTCGATGACGGTCGACGCGGGCAACACCGAGTACTGAGAAGGAAGGAATCATCATGGGAGTCCTCGAAGGCAAGGTTGCCTTCATCACTGGAGCCGCGCGTGGGCAAGGACGCTCGCACGCCGTCCGTCTGGCCCAAGAGGGCGCAGACATCATCGCGGTCGACATCGCCGCGCAGATCGACTCGGTCCCCTATCCGATGGCCACGCCAGAGGATCTCGCCGAGACCGTCAAACAGGTCGAAGCGCTCGACCGCCGCATCCACGCGGTGCAGGCCGACGTGCGTGATCGCGAGGCGCTGCAGGCGGCGTTCGACGGCGGCGTCGCCCTCCTCGGCGGCGTCGACATCGTGCTGGCTAACGCCGGGATCGCGCCGCTGTCCATGCATCCGACCCGCCAGGAGTGGTTCGACGTCGTCGACGTCAACCTCACCGGCGTGTATCAGACCGTGGAGGTGTCCAAGCAGGCACTCATCGATCGAGGCGGCGGGGCGATCGTCCTGACCAGCTCGACGGCGGGACTCGCCGGTATCGGCGGGAGCGCACCCGGTGGGCTCGGGTATACCGCGGCGAAGCACGGTGTCGTGGGACTCATGCGCTCGTATGCCAACCAGCTCGCCGAGCACAGCATCCGGGTCAACACGATTCACCCGACCGGCGTGAACACGCCCATGGTCGTCAACGACGTGATGCAGGAGTTCTTGCAGAGCGACCCGCTACTGAGCAATGCGATGGCCAACGCCCTTCCGGTGCCGATGATCGAGCCGGTGGATCTGTCCAACGCGATTTTGTTCCTCGTCTCGGATGCCGGGCGCTACGTCACGGGCGTGACGTTGCCCGTGGACGCCGGCTTCCTCAACAAGCGCTGACCCCTCACCAAGAACGACGGAAGGAGAACCATCATGGGAAGAGTAGAAGGCAAGGTCGCCTTTATCACCGGAGCCGCCCGTGGACAGGGTCGCGCTCACGCGATCCGGCTGGCGCAGGAGGGCGCGGACATCATCGCGATCGACGTCTGTGAGCCGATCAATGCGGTTCCGTATGACCCGGCAACCGAGGAGGATCTGGCCGAGACCGTCCGCCAGGTCGAGGCACTCGACCGACGCATCATCGCGACCAAGGCCGATGTGCGCGACATGGCGCAGGTGCAGAAAGCCGTCGATGACGGCGTCGCGCAGCTGGGGCGCCTCGACATCGTCTCGGCCAACGCGGGCATCTCGGGTCGGCCGAACAGGTCAGAGGACATCCCGGATGACGAGTGGTCGGACATGCTCGACATCAACCTCTCCGGCGTGTGGCGGGCCGTCCGCGCCTCGATTCCGCACCTGAAGGCCGGCGGGAGGGGCGGCTCGGTCGTTCTCACCAGCTCGGATGCGGGGCTCTTCGCCTACGAGAACATCTCGCACTATGTCTCCGCCAAGCACGGGGTCATCGGGCTCATGCGCACGCTCGCGCTCGAGCTCGCACGCGACATGATCCGCGTCAACGCGATCTGTCCCACCACCGTTGACACCGACATGGTGCAAAACGACGCGATCTACCGGCTGTTCCGCCCGGACCTCGAGAACCCGGGCAAGCAGGACTTCGCGGACGCGGCCATCCAGATGAACGCTCTGCCGATCCCGTGGGTCGAAGCCGTCGACATCTCCAACGCGCTGCTGTTCCTGGCATCCGACGAGGCTCGCTACATCACCGGTGTGGCGCTTCCGGTCGATGCCGGCGCTGCGGTGAAGTAGCCGAAAGGGACGACATGACGATGCCCGCACTGTCCGCCGTGGAGGACGCGGAGACTCTCCGCGAGAACCGTGCGCGCATCGGCGCGCGTCTGGTCGGCCGCGAGCGTGAGCTGGAACTCACGCTCGCGGCCGTGGCCGCCGGGCGCGACATCATTCTGGAAGGCCCCCGGGTACGAGCAAGACGACGATCCTGCGCGCCATCAGCGACGAGTGGGGCATCCCCCTGCTGTTCGTGGAGGGAAACGCCGACCTGACACCGGCGAAGCTCGTTGGCCACCACAACCCGGCACGGGTGCTGCGGGAGGACTACTCCCCGGACAACTTCGTGCCCGGCCCGCTCCTGGAAGCCATGCAGCAGGGCGGCTTCTTGTACATCGAGGAGTTCAACCGCGCACCCGAAGACACCCTCAACACCCTGCTGACGGCGATGGCCGACCGCTCCATCACCGTGCCGCGGGTCGGCCGGATCGAGGCGCTGCCGACCTTCCGGGTCATCGCCTCCATGAACCCGTATGACAACGTCGGAACGACGCGGCTCTCGACCAGCGTGCACGACCGTCTCAACCGCCTCGCGGTGGACTACCAGTCGCCCGCGGAGGAGGAGCGCATCGTTGCGCTGCGCACGGGAGCATCCGGCGCCCTCGGTGAGCGGATGATCGCCGACGCCGTTGCGGTCACCCGCGCCACCCGAGAGCACCCCGACCTGCGGCAGGGATCGAGTGTGCGGGGCGCGATCGACACCGTCCTGGTCGCGGGACGCCTCTCCGAGCTCCGAGGCCTCGAGGCCCCGGATGCCGAGGGCTACCCCGAGCTGTACTTCGACGCCATGATCGTGGCGCTGTCGGGCCGCATCCACCTCGACGAATCTGCCGAGCGAACGCCCGAGGCCGTGCTGCGCGAGATCTGGGAGGATCGCTTCGTGCTGGACCCGCACAAGGCGGCGCCCGGATGAAGGGATGTGGCCGCCGACACGCCGCTCGCGAGCGGACGCCGGCGCACTTCGACCACGACGGGGGTGCCGCTGCGGCGCGTCCCGAAGAAGCTCGACGAAGCGCCGACCGTGTTCGATGCGACAGGATCGGGCAGCGGGACGATTCTGCGCGCGACGGGAGGCAAACCCCGCGCGGGCACATCGACCCGCGGGGCGACGGCGCCGGGGCAAACCGACGAAGTCGCGGAACTGGTGCTCACCCCCGGGAGCACGCGACGGTGGATCCGTCGGTGCGTGCCCTCGCCCGACAGATCGCCTCACGTCTGTCGCTGCGCCGGGCACGCCGGGATGTGACGCGGCGGCGGGGGATCGGCGATCTGGTGAGCGCCCCGTACCGGGGTGGCTCCGACGAGATCGACCTCGACCGCACGATCGAGGTGCTGGCCGAGCATCCGGTCCCCGACGACGACGACATCGTCGTGCGCGAACGGATGCGTACGACGCGCTCGGTCGTGCTGCTGGTGGATGTCTCGGGATCGATGCGGGGCGAGCGCGTCAAGACCGCGGCGGCGACGGTGGGTGCCGTCTCGTCGGAGCTGCGCTCCGACGCCCTCGCGGTCATCGCGTTCTGGTCGGATGCGGCGATCTTGCTGCGGCTGGGCGCGACGGTGAAGCCTATGGAGCTTCTCGACGAGATCCTGCGGCTTCCCGCCCAGGGGCTCACGAACGTCGCCTTCCCCTGGAGCTTGCCCATCAGCAGCTGGCGCGGGTTCCCGCTCGCGATGCGCGGGTGCTGCTGCTCTCGGACTGCGTGCACAACGCCGGGCCCGATCCGCGGCCGCTCGCGGCGCGTCTGCCTCGACTGGACGTGCTGCTGGATGCCTCGGGCGAGAAGGACATCGAACTGGGCCGCGAACTCGCGGCCCAGGGGCGCGGCCTGTGCCGCGTGATCCACGGATACCGGGATGTTGCGCCGGCCGTGAGCGAGATCTTCGCGGGCCGTTGAGCTCGCGAGGGAAAGAGGAGGACAGATGAGCTGGTGGCCATGGCGACAGAACCCGTGGTTCGAGACGGTGCTGGAAGCCCAGCGCCGCGCCAAGAAGCGGCTTCCGCCGTCGGTGTACGCGGCGCTGGTCGCCGGATCCGAGCGCGGCACGACGCCGAGGGATAACACCGATGCGTTCGCAGAGCTGGAGTTCGCGCCGCACGTGGCGGGTCATCAGCCCGAGCGGGATCTGTCCACGACAGTGCTCGGCATCCCGATCTCGCTTCCGGTGCTGATCTCGCCGACCGGGGTGCAAGCGGTTGACCCCGAGGGCGAGGTGGCCGTGGCCCGCGCCGCCGCCGCTCGCGGCACGATCATGGGGCTCAGTTCGTTCGCGAGCAAGCCGGTGGAGCAGGTCGTCGACGCCAACCCCAACACCTTCTATCAGCTGTACTGGACCGGCTCGAAAGAGCAGATGATCCAGCGCATGGACCGGGCTCGCGCCGCCGGCGCGAAAGCTCTCATCGCCACCCTCGACTGGTCGTTCTCGGTCGGACGGGACTGGGGAAGCCCTTCGATTCCGGAGAAGCTCGACCTGAAGTCGATGGTCACCTTCGCACCTGAGGCCGTCCGTCGACCGGGGTGGACCCTCGACTTCCTGCGGAGTGGCTTGCCCGATCTCACGGCCCCGAACCTGCAGCCCCGGACGGTGCTGCGCCCACGTTCTTCGGTGCCTACTACGAGTGGATGCAGACCGAGCCGCCCTCGTGGGAGGACGTTGAGTGGCTCCGCAAGGAGTGGGGCGGCCCGTTCCTGCTTAAGGGCATTACCCGCGTCGACGACGCCAAGCGCGCCGTCGACATCGGGGTCCACGCGATCTCGGTGTCCAACCACGGCGGGAACAACCTCGATACGACGCCCGCGACGATCCGGTGTCTCCAGCCGATCGCCGAGGCCGTCGGCAGTCAGGTGGAGGTGCTGCTCGATGGTGGGGTCCGACGCGGTGGCGATGTCGCTAAAGCGTTGGCGCTGGGAGCGCGTGCCGTCATGATCGGCCGCGCCTACCTGTGGGGACTGGCCGCGAACGGTCAGACCGGCGTGGAGAACGTCCTGGACCTGATGCGGATGGGGCTCGACTCCGCGGTGCTCGGTCTCGGGCACTCCTCGATCTCCGAGCTCTCGCCGGCAGATCTGTGGATTCCGCCGGAGTTCACGCGCACGCTCGGCGCTCCCGTAGCCGCGCCACGTCCCCGCAGGCGCCCGGCAGCCTCGAGCAAGGGCGGATCCTCGGCGACGACGGCATGATGGCAGGATGGATTCCCCCCGCTCCGCCGAGCCGGTTGTCTCGACCGGTGGTGCCCCTCGACTGACGTCCCGGACGTGGCAGGAGGCGGGCGGCATCCTGGTCGTTCCCCTCGGATCGACCGAGCAGCACGGCCCGCACCTTCCGCTGGATGTGGATGCCCGCATCGCGGTAGCGGTCAGCGAGGACCTGGTGCGACGGTGGCGTGCCACCGGCCGCGACGCGAGCGTCGCCCCCGTGGTGTCCTTCGGAGCCAGTGGCGAGCACGCCGGGTTCGCGGGGACGATCTCGATCGGCACGGATGCCCTGCGCCAGGTGATCGTCGAGATCGGCCGGTCCGTCAGCGAATGGTCCGACCGCCTCGTGTTCGTGAACGGGCACGGCGGCAACCTCGACGCGGTCACGAGCGCCGTGACGCTCCTGCGCGGCGAGGGCCGCGACGTGACCTGGATTCCCTGCGGGGTGCCGGGGTCTGACGCGCACGCGGGCAGAACCGAGACATCCGTCATGTTGCATCTGGATGCCGCGGCGGTGCGCCTCGAGCGAGCGGCGAAGGGGAGGACCGCCCTCTGACGGAGATCCTGCCGGCACTGCGGGAACGGGGAGTTGCGGGGGTCTCGCCCAGCGGTGTGCTGGGAGACCCGACGGGAGCGAGCGCGCGCGAGGGTGCGGACCTGCTGGCTCAGATGTGCGACCGCGCGTGGCAGCGGGCGCAGGCGGAGCAGCAATGACCCTTCCTGACGGCTTCGCGGTCCGGATCGGCCGCCACACCCGGGTCATCGACGACGGGGCGGTGCTGGTCGGGGGTGCGCCTGCGCGTGTCGCGCGCCTGGCTCCGGCTGCCCGTGCCCTCGTCGCCGATGGCGTCGTGGTGGTCGCCGACGCGGCATCGCGCTCCCTGGCGGAGTACCTGCTGGAGAACGGCCTGGCCGATCCGATCGTGACGCGTCTGCCGCCGGTCGAGCTCTCGCGACTGTCGGTGGTGATCCCCACGAAAGACCGGGCGCGCCTGCTCGCGCGCCTCCTTGTGAGCCTTCCCAGGGTCTCGCCGAGGTCATCGTCGTCGACGATGGCTCCGACGACCCCGCTGCTGTCGCGGCGACCGTGGCCGCCGCCGACGCGCGGCTGCTCGTGCACGCGACCAACCTCGGCCCCGCTGCCGCGCGCAACACTGGGGCTGCGGCGGCGCGCACCGAGTTCATCGCTTTCATCGACACGGATGTCGTCCTCGAGCCGGACTGCCTCCCCCTCCTTCTTCGACACTTCGCCGATCCGCAGCTTGCGCTTGCTGCGCCGCGCATCACGGGTGTGAGAGATTCGGGTTCGACGTGGATCAGTCGGTACGAGGATGCGCGGTCGTCGCTGGACCTCGGCGCCGAGACCGCACCGGTCAAGCCGTTCACCCGTGTCTCGTGGGTGCCCACGACCTGCGTCATCGTCCGCGCGGATCGGCTGGGCGACGGTTTCGACCCGGCGCTGCGTGCCGGCGAGGATGTCGACTTCGTCTGGCGACTGGTCGAGTCCGGCTCTCGAGCGCGCTTCGAACCCGCGGCGGTGGCGCAGCACGAGCATCGCACCGCGCCGAGTACCTGGCTGGCCCGGAAATTCTTCTACGGCACCGGTGCGCAGCCGCTTGCGGCTCGTCATCCACGCAACGTCGCGCCGGTCGTGCTCGCTCCCTGGAGCGTTCTCGTCCTCGTTGCCGCGGTCTCGCAGCGGCGGTGGTCTGCGCCGGTGATCGCCGTCACCGTCGGCGTGGTCGTCGTCCGGATCGCTGGGAAGCTCCCGCATCTGCGTCATCCGTGGCGTGAGTCGCTGCGTCTTGTCCGCGATGGGCTGCTCGCCGCGACCGCCCAGGGCATCGCCCTGTTCGTGCGGCACTGGTGGCCGCTCGCTATCGTCGGCTCCCTGGTGTCGCGGCGTATCCGTCGCGCGACCGTGCTGGCAGCGGTCGCGGATGCCGCCTGGGAGTACGCGCGGCTGCGGCCGGGTCTGGACCCGGTGCGATTCGGAGTCGCGCGGCGCCTCGACGATCTCTCCTACGGTGCCGGGGTGTGGTGGTCGAGCCTGCGCGCTCGCTCCTTCCGTGCACTGCTGCTCGCGATCGTCCGGACCGACCGCTCGCGCTCGGCGAAAGCGAGGGAACGCTGAGGCGTCCGCGAACTACGCTGGAGGGATGGCCGGGAAGAAGCGAGGAAAGCCGCCGGTGGAGTTT
Protein-coding sequences here:
- the mftC gene encoding mycofactocin radical SAM maturase (MftC is a radical SAM/SPASM enzyme that catalyzes the first two steps in biosynthesis of the electron carrier mycofactocin from the terminal Val-Tyr dipeptide of the precursor peptide MftA.), yielding MTLVSDAPPARPLRLVDHFERGLDAPICLTWELTYACNLSCVHCLSSSGRRDPRELSTDECKSVIDELERMQVFYVNIGGGEPTVRSDFWELVDYATAHHVGVKFSTNGVKITPEVAARLAANDYVDVQISLDGATAEVNDHIRGPRSYETALRAMQNLSDAGMRGFKLSVVCTRTNIGQLDEFKAIADRYGAQLRLTRLRPSGRGADVWDDLHPTREQQRELYDWLVRHGDEVLTGDSFFHLSAYGSSLPGLNLCGAGRVVCLIDPIGDVYACPFAIHDEFLAGNVRDAGFASVWRESDLFTRLREPQSGGACSSCQFFDSCKGGCMAAKFFTGLPLDGPDPECVRGFGEEALKNKNGGVPQPSQDHSHLTSPPRPRPVRVTIRRRDEIAAPPVSACAESPLAGFDPTSTDTHEGADLPGGIRSHTA
- a CDS encoding mycofactocin-coupled SDR family oxidoreductase, which produces MAGRVEGKVALITGAARGQGRSHALRLAEEGADIIAVDLCAPVPNLQYPPATEEDLAETVRQVEALDRRIIATKADVRDRDAFKAAIDAGVAELGRLDIIVANAGICIIAPWDEVTPEIWNEVVSTNLTGVFNTVQLAAPHVIASGGGSIIMTSSAAGLKGLPFLMPYVASKFGVTGMGKAFAAELAQHNIRVNTLHPTGVDTPMGQMGAAYPPLLEKNPALGGMLANMLPIQATDPRDQSNAVLFLASDEARYVTALSMTVDAGNTEY
- a CDS encoding mycofactocin-coupled SDR family oxidoreductase, with protein sequence MGVLEGKVAFITGAARGQGRSHAVRLAQEGADIIAVDIAAQIDSVPYPMATPEDLAETVKQVEALDRRIHAVQADVRDREALQAAFDGGVALLGGVDIVLANAGIAPLSMHPTRQEWFDVVDVNLTGVYQTVEVSKQALIDRGGGAIVLTSSTAGLAGIGGSAPGGLGYTAAKHGVVGLMRSYANQLAEHSIRVNTIHPTGVNTPMVVNDVMQEFLQSDPLLSNAMANALPVPMIEPVDLSNAILFLVSDAGRYVTGVTLPVDAGFLNKR
- a CDS encoding mycofactocin-coupled SDR family oxidoreductase; amino-acid sequence: MGRVEGKVAFITGAARGQGRAHAIRLAQEGADIIAIDVCEPINAVPYDPATEEDLAETVRQVEALDRRIIATKADVRDMAQVQKAVDDGVAQLGRLDIVSANAGISGRPNRSEDIPDDEWSDMLDINLSGVWRAVRASIPHLKAGGRGGSVVLTSSDAGLFAYENISHYVSAKHGVIGLMRTLALELARDMIRVNAICPTTVDTDMVQNDAIYRLFRPDLENPGKQDFADAAIQMNALPIPWVEAVDISNALLFLASDEARYITGVALPVDAGAAVK
- a CDS encoding VWA domain-containing protein → MDPSVRALARQIASRLSLRRARRDVTRRRGIGDLVSAPYRGGSDEIDLDRTIEVLAEHPVPDDDDIVVRERMRTTRSVVLLVDVSGSMRGERVKTAAATVGAVSSELRSDALAVIAFWSDAAILLRLGATVKPMELLDEILRLPAQGLTNVAFPWSLPISSWRGFPLAMRGCCCSRTACTTPGPIRGRSRRVCLDWTCCWMPRARRTSNWAANSRPRGAACAA
- a CDS encoding alpha-hydroxy-acid oxidizing protein — translated: MDPRLPAEWLARSHGPEPAAPDGAAPTFFGAYYEWMQTEPPSWEDVEWLRKEWGGPFLLKGITRVDDAKRAVDIGVHAISVSNHGGNNLDTTPATIRCLQPIAEAVGSQVEVLLDGGVRRGGDVAKALALGARAVMIGRAYLWGLAANGQTGVENVLDLMRMGLDSAVLGLGHSSISELSPADLWIPPEFTRTLGAPVAAPRPRRRPAASSKGGSSATTA
- the mftE gene encoding mycofactocin biosynthesis peptidyl-dipeptidase MftE encodes the protein MDSPRSAEPVVSTGGAPRLTSRTWQEAGGILVVPLGSTEQHGPHLPLDVDARIAVAVSEDLVRRWRATGRDASVAPVVSFGASGEHAGFAGTISIGTDALRQVIVEIGRSVSEWSDRLVFVNGHGGNLDAVTSAVTLLRGEGRDVTWIPCGVPGSDAHAGRTETSVMLHLDAAAVRLERAAKGRTAL
- the mftF gene encoding mycofactocin biosynthesis glycosyltransferase MftF (Members of this protein family, MftF, are glycosyltransferases, members of PF00535 (glycosyl transferase family 2). The encoding gene is found as part of the mycofactocin cassette, in Mycobacterium tuberculosis, many other Actinobacteria, and occasional members of other lineages. Mycofactocin itself, a putative redox carrier, is a heavily modified derivative of the C-terminal Val-Tyr dipeptide of the mycofactocin precursor MftA (TIGR03969).) → MVVDDGSDDPAAVAATVAAADARLLVHATNLGPAAARNTGAAAARTEFIAFIDTDVVLEPDCLPLLLRHFADPQLALAAPRITGVRDSGSTWISRYEDARSSLDLGAETAPVKPFTRVSWVPTTCVIVRADRLGDGFDPALRAGEDVDFVWRLVESGSRARFEPAAVAQHEHRTAPSTWLARKFFYGTGAQPLAARHPRNVAPVVLAPWSVLVLVAAVSQRRWSAPVIAVTVGVVVVRIAGKLPHLRHPWRESLRLVRDGLLAATAQGIALFVRHWWPLAIVGSLVSRRIRRATVLAAVADAAWEYARLRPGLDPVRFGVARRLDDLSYGAGVWWSSLRARSFRALLLAIVRTDRSRSAKARER